From the genome of Adhaeribacter pallidiroseus:
GTACGTTGTTGGTTCGTAACAGCCGCGATATTTCTGTTTCGTTACTCACAACAGTTGCTGATTTTGTACGATTGGGAGCTTTTACCTATGGGGTGTTCGCATTGGCGGTTTTAGTAGTACGTTTGTTGGTAGGAGTAAGTGGGCGCCGTTACATAGAGCAAGTAGTTAACTATTCTGATTATTGGCACGGAGCGTTAGGTGAATTTAATTCTTTAAAGTGGATTACATTAGTGGCCGCTATTATTGCACTTGGCATTTTGCTGTACCGCTATCAAAAACGTAATTCAGAAGAAAAGTTTATCGCCCGCTTAAGGCAGACTGCCGAAGATTTAGATTCGGGTAAATTGCCTTATGAACCCCTGTCGCCTACCCCGGAAATGCTGGCTGTTGAAAAAGCTATCAATAATTTGCAGTTGCAAATAGCTAAAGTACAAGGACAATCAGAAAATAAGCTGGAGGCACAACAATTAGATTATATCGAGAAGTTACAAAATGAAGAAGAGCGGTTGCGGCAAGTCTGGTTTTGGTACAGTGTCATACAGCAAATGAAACCTGAAGAACCCACTCCTTACCAGCACGCTAATCTGAAAGAAGACGTGCTCACGGTGTTGTCAAGCAAAGGATTATTTAACGTATTTAGCAGTTTAAACAATGCATTAAGTAAAACGGTAGCCGTATTAGGATGCGTGGCTCTCTTGACTGTGGAGGTTCATCAAGCAACCGCCTATCTGGGAGAGTCTTTAGCTCAAAAGGCGCTGCACGATGACCTGGTGCTAGCACAAGCGGCATTTGAAGAAATCAAAAAAGAAAATTTAGGTGAAGGACAATTAACGCCCGAAGATAATGCCTACCTAGACGCCTTTGCTGCTGATTTCGAAATTGATTTAGCATCTAGTCTTTTTAACCGGGCACCGTCAGCTGCGGATAGTAACAACTTCGCCATGCGTTCCATGGCAGTACGCGCTGAACTGCTGCAACGGTACGTTCACGTATCGGCAGAGCGGCGGCCCGATAATGATTTTGATGTTGAAGAAACTGATTCCGCTAGCTTAGTGCCCGCAGAAGCTGTGCCAGAGGAAGTCCGTACTTATTCGGCGCAGCACACCCGTAACTACTTAACATTTCAACGGGCATTTTATCACTCCTGGAGAGGAATTACCACAACAACAGAGGCAAGCCCCTTTCGGAAGGCCAGTAAAGTTACCGGAAGTAAGGTGCCCCGTACGGCTACCGGTCGAGCTTTTCGGCGGGAAATGGTAAAAGTTGCCACTAGTTCTCGTCCGCTGTGGGAACGAATGAAGGCGAAAGCAGCTCCTCTGAAAGCTTCCTTCTTTGAGCCGGTTCCCGTTAAAGATCTTTCTAAACTATTTGTTGTTGACTTCTTAGGGGATTATGTAAATGCACAGATAAAATTTGATTCAGGAGAACTGGAAGCTTTAGTCGGCGAGCTAAAAGGAGATGTTTGGAAGAATGTGCACGATAAAGTAATATATGAGCACCTTAACCAACTGGCAAAGGATAGCCCGTACGAAGAAACTTTGCGAGCCCTACGTTCCCGCTCCATGGATCAGACTTTTAGTACTCAAAAATACGCGCGAATTACTGAAACTCTTAAACCTCACGTAAGCTCTACTACGCTAACGGAAATGGCGAACCGGCCACCTACGCTCAAAGTAACGAAGCCCCTGCCGGATCAAGACGCCATTTTAACTACTCTGGATAATATTCACGGTGGACAACGGTCCGTCGAGAGCTTACGGCCAATCAACACGTTTGATGATTTTTTTCCAGGACAATTAGGTTCAGAAACCCGAACCATAGCAGGTCGGGCAGCTAGCCGTTTCCGATCGGGGAGTACGATCGCCGGGGAAGCAGCCTCTATTGCCGGAGATGCTGCTAACATATTGAGTACTGCGGCCGAAGCCAGTTTTAAACGAGCCCGGAACTATCGGATATTACGGGGATTTAGTCGTATAGGGGGTGTATTAATTGGCGAAGATCCAGAAAACAAAAATAATCCTGAAGTAATGTTTACTAATATAATGTGGGAAGATCGGGGTGATTCTATAAAGCTGATGCTTACGTCTAAGGGGAAAGATACTATCACAGGTAATTATTCTAAAAATCTGGTGCAGCAAGCGCTCGCTTATGCAGCCGATGGACGCCCGACCACTATTACAATGGTGTCCGCACTAAAAACAGCACCGCTCAAAATTATATTGCACCCGGCTTTGCTTAACAGCCAGTTAGGTAACCAAGCCATTCAACTCGATCGCCTTGTTGATAGTTATCAGAGTGCAAGAGTAGCAAAAGCCCGTAATCACGTACAATTAGCGCAAATGCTGTATCAAACCGCATATTGGCAGCAGTCAGTGGCAATCCGGCGTAACCAAACCTTAATGGACAAAAGAGAATCGGATTACCTGGCTAAACTAAACAAGCTATTGCCACAGCGCTGGGAAGTGATGGACACCGTTTGGCAAGTCCTGGGTACGACTTCAATTTTAAATTCGGATGAATTTCCATTTACAGCGAAACCTAAGTTCTTTGATTTAAACGTGGTGAAGTTGATTGATGACCATTTGCAACATAAATACTTTACGTATGTGGAATTTCGCGACCATTTAATTGCTGATTTAGAATCACAAGCAACTAACAAAACCGATTTATCGCCGGTAGATCCGGTAGAATTTCAAGTATGGTCCGGTGTACGCGAACAACCGTATAAGCTGGATCGTAAACTTACTTTTCTGCAACCAAGTAAGTCACCAAGTTTGGATGATATATTATATCCCTTCCAGTTTATGGTGCAAACTGCTTTTACAACGCCTCCAATGGCGTTCATGGATCCTCAAAACCAGGCAGAATTGGATAGTGCTTTAACCTTCCATGATCAGGATCCCTGGCAATTTCCTAATTTAAATAAAAACAACCAGATCGGTGTTGCTGTTTGGGCGAAAATGAAATGGTATGATCGTCAGGCTTTTCTACAAATGAAGCAATTTACCTTGTTGCAACGCATCTTTCGGTTAGCTTTTGATGGCCAATTAGGATTGGACTTTCCAATTGAAAAGCTTTTGGATTTACAAACAGATGCCTATGTAAAGATACCCTTTGAACGTACCCCGGAATGGAATGCCCCGGAAAACTGGAACTTGCTGCAGCACCTTCGTCAGTTGCAGCAAGTTCTTGAATTACGAGCTATCCAGGATTCAACGAAGGATAATAGCGAGAACGATTAAGGGCAGATAAAAGGTAGGTGAACTATTATATGCTGTGATCTAATATTATAAAAATTAAAAAAAAATTAAAAAAGTGAATTTATATTATGATGCGCAGCATACATAAAAATGTTAGTGGCTTAAACTTATCCTACACTACTTTAATGTTAGCCATTAATTTAGAGGTAATTCGGGGTTCTTTAGGCCAGGGCCATAAATGATAGCCAAGTATGGGTAAAAGCTTCGTTGATTGGTTAAAACAATAAAGGTTTCTTTCCGGTCATCGAAGCGTACAAAATCTGCGAGAGCCGGGCCACCACTATGACCTGATATTTTATAGCCCTGATCCATTTCCGATAAAAAGCCCATTCCAAATTTTCCTTTACAACTTGTTTTTAGCGGTACATTACTTAACAACAAAGCTTAGGTGGCGGGAATTAAAAATTCGCCTTTATCCACTGTTTGGGAAATTTTAGCCATATCCGTAATGAAAGTATGCACCCCGCCGGCCGTGTAGCCGGTACTCCCAAATGGCATGTCGCTCACCAGGTAGTTGTTATTTTTGTAGGCATAAACAGCGGCTTCTTTAGGCAAAACAGCGTGCGTCCGGATAAAGCTTTCGTTGTTGTTGTTTACAAAAGTATGCTGTATGACCAAGGGTTGGAGTACGTACGATTGTAATGCCTGGAAATACGGTTTTTTTTCAATAAGGTACTGCAAGATCCAATAGTCGGAGCTAACATAAAAAGATTGGCTGCCGGGTGCATAGGTTATTTCTTGTTTTTTTGCTAATTCCAGTGCTTCTTTTGTGGTTTTAACTTTTCCAAAATCAGCAATCCAAATCTCGGATTGATGGCTAATTGTTTTATGGTAATTGGTTTCCCAAAGTAGGGGATAGAATCTAACAATTCTCCTAAGGTTTGTTCAGGTAAAAGTATTTTTTTGTCGAATAATCGGCCCAGTAGGAGAGAAGCAAATAATTTACTGCAGGAAGCTGTTTGGCATACGGTTTCTTTATCCACCGGGGCTTGCCACGAGAGATTGGCAAAACCATATTGGCCCTGATGCACTACTTTCCCGTTTTTAACTACGGCAAATGTCAATCCCGGAATGTATTCCCGTTGCATAAAATCATGGAAGAATTCATCGGCTTCTTTTTGGGGGATTTTCTGAGCTAATGCCGTGGTGTTTATAATTAAAACCAGGAGGAGCAGACTAGCTAAATAAGGTACTGTTTTCATGTACGGAAGGTTTAGATTAGTTGGAGAGATAACGGCATAAAGTTGCCCTTTTTGCTGGTCAGCATTCAATCGCATGTAAGGGTGAAAGTAATATAAGTGAGTCGGCAGTCTATCCCATAAACGGGGGATATTGTACACTTTTCTTATCAAGAATAGTCAGGAGATGTTATATTTGGTGAAGGCACTCTTGTATGCGCATTCCTCAACCATATTTTTTAAGGATACTTGTTTTATGGGGACTCGCATGGGGGTGGCCAAAAAATAGCCAGGCCCAGATGAGCCCCTCTATTTACCAGCACCTGGACCAGGAAGACGGATTAGCCAGCAGTATTGTATTAGCCATTATGCAAGACCAAACCGAATATATGTGGTGGCAAGGGTAATGGCATGCAACGGTACGATGGTCGGGAATTTAAGCATTACCGATACGACTATAATAATCCGAATAGTTTGGCTTCGGATATTGTAGAGGCATTGATACAGGATAAAACAGGGGCAATTTGGGTGGCTTCTCCCGCCTAGGTTATCCGCTTCCTCCCGGAGTAACAACAGTTTATCCGCATTCCAGTTCTGGTGCGGGCGGTAAACCAGAATGTACCGCATCGCTGGCGGCTGCTGGAATGTAAGGGTAAAATCTTGTTACAGTCCGGAAGTCGGAAAGATGCTTACGTGTATAATTCTACATATCAAGCTTATATAGCTTTTAAGGCTGATTTTTAAAAAACCAGTTGTTCCGTAGAAACGAACCCGCCCGCCGGCCTTTCGCCGAGCCATGAACCTTACGTACGCTTAAAAGACAAACAAGGCACCTGGTGGGCAGCCGCAGCGCCGTTGTGGGTGAAACGGGCGGGCACATCCCGGTTTAGGCTAATTCCGCAGAACAACGAGTTTCGTTATGGCTTATTTTTAATTTGGTTTATAGTATAGCCCCAAATCGCGAAGGTACTATTTGGCTGGGCACGGATTAAGGCATTTATAATTTTAATCCCGAAAGGCAACACTTTTACACCGTAACCTCACCAGCCGAAAATAAAAAAGCCATAACTGAGCCCACTACGGTTACCGGGTTTTTGGAAACGAGCCAAGGCGAAATTTGGGTGGGTTCTATTAACAAAGGATTACAGGTTTATGATGCCCAGTTTCAATTGCAAAAAAGCTATGATCAGGTAAACCAAAAGGCTAAGTTGCAAATCTGGTGTTTAGTAGAAGATCAATTCCGTCGCGTTTGGGCAGGCACCAATAAGGGTACATTAGTTTTAATGCAGCCGGAAAAAAACTTAATTAATTACCTAAAACCGCCCGGACTATCAGGACCGATATTATCCATCGCTACGCGAGACGCGACCGGAACTATTTGGTAAGGAACCCATGCTGGATTGTTAATTCAACACCAACCACCTACCAATAAATTTAAAAAAATGATTTAAAAGAACAATTAGGGTTTTAGCAGATTGGACGAATAAAGCGCATTTTAACCTCTCCGGATGGTACGTTATGGATAGCGCCTTCCCTAGCCGGCGTGCTGCCCATAAATGCTGGTACAGGCAAAGTTATACGGCATTATTCCACCCTTACCCGACCTAAAAGATTACTCAGCAACGAAACCGGCGAAATAACCTGGTAGAAGGATAGCACCTTGCTTATATCCACGAATTTAGGATTGCACTATCTGGATGTAAAAAAACAACAATTACGGCGCTTACAACTGCTAACGGTTTACCCGCTAATACCATTTTAAATGTTGTATAAGCCTCAAATAAATGTTTATTTTTACGAGCCAGTAAAGTTTAAGCCGCTGGAATACGCAAACCCAAAATGTAACTAACTACGGTCCGCGGGATGGCGGAGCTCTCAGGACCTCTTCGGTGGCCCGGCAAGTGCTGCAATTATTCGCTTACCAAACTCCCGCCAAAAAGCTTAATCTGTATCCCTTAAGTGAGCGCGAAAAAGAAGTATTGCATTGGCTGGTAAACGGATATTCCTACAAAATGC
Proteins encoded in this window:
- a CDS encoding serine hydrolase domain-containing protein; translation: MSHQSEIWIADFGKVKTTKEALELAKKQEITYAPGSQSFYVSSDYWILQYLIEKKPYFQALQSYVLQPLVIQHTFVNNNNESFIRTHAVLPKEAAVYAYKNNNYLVSDMPFGSTGYTAGGVHTFITDMAKISQTVDKGEFLIPAT
- a CDS encoding two-component regulator propeller domain-containing protein, whose amino-acid sequence is MTEPTTVTGFLETSQGEIWVGSINKGLQVYDAQFQLQKSYDQVNQKAKLQIWCLVEDQFRRVWAGTNKGTLVLMQPEKNLINYLKPPGLSGPILSIATRDATGTIW
- a CDS encoding serine hydrolase domain-containing protein, translated to MKTVPYLASLLLLVLIINTTALAQKIPQKEADEFFHDFMQREYIPGLTFAVVKNGKVVHQGQYGFANLSWQAPVDKETVCQTASCSKLFASLLLGRLFDKKILLPEQTLGELLDSIPYFGKPITIKQLAINPRFGLLILEKLKPQKKHWN
- a CDS encoding two-component regulator propeller domain-containing protein, with product MFNLVYSIAPNREGTIWLGTD